In Limibacter armeniacum, a single window of DNA contains:
- a CDS encoding type 1 glutamine amidotransferase domain-containing protein, with translation MKVLFVLTSHEKLGNTGEKTGFWVEEFAAPYYVLTDAGVDVTLASPKGGQPPIDPKSETEDFSTPATKRFDSDKETKEKLAHTFKLRDVKESNYDAIFYPGGHGPLWDLHSDQDSINLIEDFYSNGKPVAAVCHAPTVLLNVDIDGKPLVNGKNVTGFANTEEEAVQLINVVPHLVEDQLKEKGGHYSKGDDWGVHVVVDGLLITGQNPASSEEAAKKLLELLKK, from the coding sequence ATGAAAGTATTATTTGTGCTTACATCACACGAAAAGTTAGGTAACACGGGGGAAAAGACAGGGTTTTGGGTAGAAGAATTTGCTGCTCCTTATTATGTACTGACTGATGCAGGAGTGGATGTTACGTTAGCTTCTCCAAAAGGAGGACAGCCACCCATTGACCCAAAATCTGAGACAGAAGATTTTAGTACCCCTGCTACAAAACGTTTTGATTCAGATAAGGAGACAAAGGAAAAACTGGCGCATACATTTAAGCTGAGGGATGTAAAAGAGAGTAATTATGATGCAATCTTTTATCCCGGAGGTCATGGTCCTTTGTGGGATTTGCATAGTGATCAGGATTCTATAAACTTGATTGAGGACTTCTATTCAAATGGGAAACCAGTGGCAGCCGTTTGTCATGCGCCAACAGTTTTACTGAATGTGGATATTGATGGAAAACCCTTGGTCAATGGGAAAAATGTGACTGGATTTGCAAATACAGAGGAGGAAGCCGTCCAGCTGATAAATGTTGTCCCACATCTGGTAGAAGACCAGCTGAAAGAGAAAGGAGGTCATTACTCAAAGGGTGATGATTGGGGTGTCCATGTGGTGGTGGATGGGCTGCTGATTACAGGACAAAATCCTGCATCCTCTGAAGAAGCTGCCAAAAAACTGCTGGAGTTACTGAAGAAGTAA
- a CDS encoding HAEPLYID family protein, with translation MKFINMLVLIMSLALYSHTFAQTETENSLKDSLYIQEVESDKQPIKVLHAEPLYIDLIRDLGARKGEKEWNVGIGMTDKLSHDSYEALIEYEFAPIDRLGLEVELPFTFHSPIGNASEDTILANKIESLKIATQWTFFVNERMATSMAIGYINEFVLSDFKQFGSPVLTGNVYNPFLIVAKRWGNNFHSLIYTGPVIEQDFESKEYHSTYDINTSFHYMIPGTRNFIGVEFNQTVDTGVLETTIRPQMRVGITDNLMIGIVGGIPINRENERLSSFVRLIYEPRHHKKN, from the coding sequence ATGAAATTCATAAACATGTTGGTGCTAATCATGTCATTGGCACTGTATAGCCATACATTTGCCCAAACGGAAACAGAGAATTCCTTAAAAGACAGCCTATATATTCAGGAAGTTGAAAGTGACAAACAACCTATCAAGGTATTGCATGCAGAACCGCTTTACATTGACCTGATCCGTGACTTAGGGGCCAGAAAAGGTGAGAAAGAATGGAATGTTGGAATTGGCATGACTGACAAGCTTTCACACGACAGTTATGAAGCACTGATCGAATATGAGTTTGCTCCCATTGACCGATTGGGACTGGAAGTGGAACTACCTTTTACCTTTCATTCACCTATAGGTAATGCTAGTGAAGATACTATCCTTGCCAATAAGATTGAAAGTTTGAAGATAGCTACCCAATGGACATTCTTTGTGAATGAAAGAATGGCTACCTCAATGGCAATTGGTTATATTAATGAATTTGTTCTCTCAGATTTCAAGCAGTTTGGCAGTCCCGTCTTAACAGGAAACGTTTACAACCCCTTTCTGATCGTCGCTAAAAGGTGGGGAAACAATTTCCATTCACTGATCTATACAGGGCCTGTAATTGAGCAGGATTTTGAGTCTAAGGAATACCATTCTACCTATGATATCAATACGAGTTTTCATTATATGATACCCGGCACAAGAAACTTTATTGGTGTTGAATTCAATCAAACGGTTGATACAGGTGTCCTTGAGACCACTATAAGACCCCAGATGAGGGTTGGGATTACAGACAACCTAATGATTGGTATTGTTGGGGGAATCCCAATAAACAGAGAAAATGAGAGACTCAGCTCTTTTGTCAGGTTAATTTATGAACCTAGGCATCATAAAAAGAACTAG
- a CDS encoding GNAT family N-acetyltransferase yields the protein MEIVVRPAELKDVSCILEIINYEILNTTVVYDYQTRTYEQQLNWFRQKQRDNQPIIVAEMNGDVIGFGTYGSFRPREAYKFSIEHSIYINAKYRGTGVGKILMRKLIGLAKQQGYHTMIAGVDGSNKGSVEFHKKFGFTEVGHIKEVGYKFDKWLDLVFLQLILTE from the coding sequence ATGGAGATAGTAGTAAGACCTGCTGAGTTAAAAGATGTTAGTTGTATTCTGGAAATTATTAATTATGAAATCCTAAATACAACTGTCGTATATGATTATCAGACCAGAACCTATGAACAGCAATTGAATTGGTTTAGGCAAAAGCAAAGAGATAATCAACCCATTATTGTAGCAGAAATGAATGGTGATGTGATAGGCTTTGGTACTTATGGAAGCTTTAGACCAAGAGAAGCTTATAAATTTAGTATTGAACATTCTATCTATATCAATGCAAAATATAGAGGGACAGGAGTTGGTAAAATTCTAATGAGAAAACTAATTGGTTTAGCAAAACAGCAAGGGTATCATACAATGATAGCGGGGGTTGATGGCTCAAATAAAGGAAGTGTCGAGTTTCATAAAAAGTTTGGCTTTACAGAGGTTGGACACATAAAAGAAGTAGGGTATAAGTTTGATAAATGGCTTGACTTAGTGTTTTTACAGTTAATTTTGACTGAGTAG
- a CDS encoding NHL repeat-containing protein, with product MNRVLILVLSLCLFSNCSKEDNIEPTNYIYYYPTDTDEITAASIGDGTGTFDPKGIAISNDTLYVCNGNVLEIFDAITLDHIKTITHYKKGDISIQLSYLSSISIDNGRIYIGSTESRLFVLDEATTQGITTVGNGQWWQTFVHVFGVVAEDDLVFVKEKNNIIKVFEASQINDTSDWNLAPYAKLNTLTGYTEIYSMDVVDGQLVVAGRNANSYLYYNIDDIKAQADSSLTTPIEPTTAPLSGVVPTSVIFNDDWSITSEASGGLNYLRIYSTSDFLNKDYNPFVNASDIMGENSFGSIVSVAKLNDLLFLSDNSNKKIRVIKLNEATISER from the coding sequence ATGAACAGGGTACTTATATTAGTTTTATCTCTTTGCCTATTTTCTAATTGTAGTAAAGAAGATAACATTGAACCTACCAATTATATATACTATTATCCTACAGATACAGATGAAATTACAGCTGCATCAATTGGGGACGGAACAGGAACATTTGATCCGAAAGGAATCGCAATTTCTAATGATACATTATATGTATGTAATGGAAATGTCTTAGAAATATTTGATGCTATTACGCTTGATCACATTAAGACTATTACACATTATAAAAAAGGTGATATTTCTATCCAATTATCCTATTTATCTTCTATTAGTATTGATAATGGGCGTATTTATATTGGAAGTACAGAATCCAGATTGTTTGTGCTAGATGAGGCAACTACACAAGGAATAACAACTGTTGGAAACGGTCAGTGGTGGCAGACTTTCGTGCATGTATTTGGTGTAGTGGCTGAAGATGATTTAGTATTTGTGAAAGAAAAAAATAACATCATCAAAGTGTTTGAAGCTTCACAAATCAATGATACTAGTGATTGGAATTTAGCACCATATGCCAAATTAAATACATTGACAGGTTACACGGAAATATACTCGATGGATGTAGTTGATGGACAACTGGTTGTAGCAGGAAGGAATGCGAATAGTTATCTATACTATAATATTGATGACATTAAAGCTCAAGCAGATAGTTCTTTGACAACACCAATTGAACCTACAACTGCTCCTCTTTCTGGAGTAGTACCAACGTCCGTTATATTTAATGATGATTGGTCAATTACATCAGAAGCTTCAGGAGGTTTAAATTATTTACGCATCTATTCGACTAGTGATTTTCTTAATAAAGATTATAATCCATTTGTGAACGCTTCAGATATTATGGGTGAAAATTCATTTGGTAGTATTGTAAGTGTTGCCAAACTTAATGACTTACTTTTCTTGTCTGATAATTCTAATAAGAAAATAAGGGTCATTAAACTAAATGAAGCTACAATCTCAGAGCGATAG
- a CDS encoding DUF4272 domain-containing protein, translating to MEHCTIYSHYLYFDKVIEIVKSSLPNAKVEVNDGDLHKSLVATISGGLFGKNKTLKINSRQRANPSYTINNIECELTQNLAGMANFVQSLPAKNEDIRNKFVYKILSANCEISFMAEPDMLPDFQEILSQITYQLDAFIFAQPSSTFNQSDVQYFADKELNLILDTEGNCNIEDLEVNVEAKYYDGPAENYSNEQLDRKNQTEAFLEENGIKINKNLPCTEAIDKVQIRTLEEVVDRTLALLIIAAKGEGVEQEHLSRIVTEKNIDSFSPIEKKLFDNENLDNQERTIASWRYESLYTMLWALNMMPELKYPSDICDVATIVGKVLKPSREEFESLTQLRSKEEILDELDRTYRMHWACVDARINGQNVGGNINPSVIYERHYSLNWLTNYMNEEWDDVQTHT from the coding sequence ATGGAACATTGTACAATTTACAGTCACTACCTTTATTTTGACAAGGTCATCGAGATTGTAAAATCAAGCTTACCTAATGCTAAAGTTGAAGTAAACGATGGAGACTTGCACAAGTCATTAGTCGCCACAATTAGCGGAGGGCTATTTGGCAAAAACAAAACCTTAAAAATCAATTCCCGCCAAAGGGCTAATCCATCTTATACGATCAACAATATAGAATGTGAATTGACCCAAAATCTTGCAGGAATGGCTAACTTTGTTCAATCATTACCTGCCAAAAATGAAGACATTAGAAATAAGTTTGTCTATAAAATATTGTCAGCAAACTGTGAAATCTCATTTATGGCTGAACCTGATATGCTTCCTGATTTTCAGGAAATATTAAGTCAAATCACTTACCAACTTGATGCTTTTATTTTTGCTCAACCAAGCAGTACCTTCAACCAATCAGACGTTCAATATTTTGCTGATAAGGAATTGAACCTGATTCTTGATACTGAAGGAAACTGCAATATTGAAGACCTTGAAGTTAATGTAGAAGCCAAGTATTATGACGGCCCTGCTGAAAACTACTCAAATGAACAATTAGACAGGAAGAATCAGACTGAAGCATTTCTTGAAGAGAATGGGATAAAGATCAACAAAAACCTGCCTTGTACTGAAGCAATTGACAAGGTTCAAATAAGAACGTTAGAGGAAGTAGTTGACAGGACGTTAGCGCTGTTGATCATCGCTGCAAAAGGTGAAGGAGTCGAACAGGAACACTTGTCTAGAATTGTCACAGAAAAAAATATAGATAGCTTCTCTCCTATTGAAAAAAAACTTTTTGATAATGAAAATTTAGATAACCAAGAGAGAACTATTGCCAGCTGGAGATATGAAAGTCTTTATACCATGCTATGGGCATTAAATATGATGCCCGAACTAAAATATCCTAGTGATATCTGTGATGTTGCGACCATTGTCGGTAAGGTACTGAAACCTAGCAGAGAAGAATTTGAAAGTTTGACTCAGCTAAGAAGTAAAGAGGAAATTCTAGATGAACTGGATAGAACCTACCGAATGCATTGGGCTTGTGTAGATGCACGAATCAATGGGCAAAATGTTGGTGGCAACATAAATCCAAGTGTAATATATGAAAGGCACTACTCCTTGAATTGGTTAACCAATTATATGAATGAGGAATGGGATGATGTACAGACTCATACCTAA
- a CDS encoding glucose 1-dehydrogenase, translating into MTDFKNKVIIITGAAMGLGFATAKVLAERGAKLTLVDYNEESLSTAKNEILSEYPSTEIVSIVADVSNEDAVKNYVDETVKAFGRIDGLYNNAGIEGRQASITEYDVDIFKKVIDINLTGVYYGLRYVLPVMQKQNYGRIVNVASVGGIRGVLNQVPYVASKHAVSGMTKNAALEYGRYGITTNAIAPGAILTPMVAEAFNQINPENPKKAETEYAQINPTKRLGLPEEVAKVVAFLLSDDSSYVSGQTIAIDGGQSNMYGNV; encoded by the coding sequence ATGACAGACTTCAAAAACAAAGTAATCATTATCACTGGAGCAGCCATGGGACTTGGTTTTGCTACAGCAAAAGTACTAGCAGAAAGAGGAGCAAAATTGACATTGGTCGATTATAATGAAGAAAGCTTGTCTACTGCTAAAAATGAAATCTTGAGCGAATACCCATCTACAGAGATCGTCTCAATAGTAGCAGATGTTTCAAATGAGGATGCTGTGAAAAACTATGTAGACGAGACCGTAAAAGCATTTGGTCGTATAGATGGCCTTTACAACAACGCTGGCATTGAAGGAAGACAAGCTTCTATCACGGAATATGATGTCGATATTTTCAAGAAGGTAATCGACATCAACTTGACAGGTGTATATTATGGTTTGCGCTATGTGTTGCCTGTTATGCAAAAGCAAAACTATGGTCGAATTGTCAATGTAGCATCTGTGGGAGGTATCCGTGGAGTACTCAATCAAGTACCTTATGTAGCTAGTAAACACGCTGTTTCTGGTATGACAAAAAATGCGGCGCTGGAGTATGGTAGATATGGCATTACTACCAATGCAATTGCTCCAGGTGCGATTCTGACTCCAATGGTAGCAGAAGCTTTTAACCAGATCAATCCTGAAAATCCTAAAAAAGCAGAGACAGAATACGCTCAGATTAACCCTACAAAACGATTAGGTTTACCTGAGGAAGTAGCAAAAGTAGTTGCATTTCTGTTGAGCGATGATAGTTCATATGTAAGCGGACAAACTATCGCTATCGATGGTGGACAATCCAATATGTACGGAAATGTTTAA
- a CDS encoding AMP-binding protein has protein sequence MVKSTTDYPWLKSYHPNMPHTINPDKYESLLDIFTEVAQNFSQQTAFECMGAKLTFKQFDELSTHFAAYLQKKTDLLPGDRIAIQLPNILQSPIAIAGALKAGLIVVNTNPLYTEREMEHQFKDAGVKAIVVLANFAHKVEAILSKTNIRHIFTTEIGDMLGFPKKFIVNAAVKHIKKMVPTYDLPSELSFTEILKAGKSCDYQRIPVTTQDLALLQYTGGTTGVAKGAMLTHRNIIANIEQLDVLLRAHGAKFGEETMVTALPLYHIFSFSVNFLTMLKIGASNILIPNPRDMKSFIKELKKTDFTLITGVNTLFNGMLNYPEFADVNFRNLKISISGGMAVQRAVTERWLDVTGCPLTEGYGLTEASPVVSVNPLDGSGKMATIGLPLASTVLSVRDDNDNELEEGAVGEICVKGPQVMSGYWNIPEETRKTFTPSGWLKTGDIGVMDSDGYFKIVDRKKDMILVSGFNVYPNEIEDVIACHPDVLEVAAIGVPDERSTEAVKVFIVKKDEHLTPESIISYCKENMTGYKIPRHIEFRTELPKTEVGKILRRALKEEELAKASSVLRR, from the coding sequence ATGGTAAAAAGCACGACCGACTATCCGTGGCTTAAAAGCTACCATCCAAACATGCCTCATACGATTAACCCTGACAAGTATGAGTCGCTATTGGATATCTTCACTGAAGTCGCTCAGAATTTCAGCCAACAAACGGCTTTTGAATGCATGGGCGCTAAGTTGACATTCAAACAGTTTGATGAACTGTCAACACACTTCGCTGCTTACCTGCAAAAGAAAACTGACCTCCTTCCAGGTGACCGCATTGCTATTCAACTACCCAACATCTTACAAAGTCCCATAGCTATCGCCGGAGCACTGAAAGCCGGACTAATTGTAGTAAACACAAACCCGCTTTATACAGAGCGAGAAATGGAACACCAGTTCAAAGATGCTGGCGTTAAAGCCATTGTGGTACTGGCTAATTTTGCTCATAAAGTAGAAGCAATTTTATCCAAGACCAACATTAGACACATCTTCACGACTGAAATTGGGGACATGCTCGGATTCCCTAAAAAATTCATTGTGAATGCTGCGGTGAAGCACATCAAGAAGATGGTTCCTACATATGACCTCCCTTCTGAACTCAGTTTTACAGAAATCCTGAAGGCTGGCAAAAGCTGTGACTACCAACGTATTCCAGTCACAACACAAGACCTAGCACTGCTTCAGTACACAGGAGGTACGACAGGCGTAGCTAAAGGAGCGATGTTGACACATCGAAACATTATCGCCAATATTGAGCAATTGGATGTTTTGCTGCGTGCTCACGGTGCCAAGTTTGGAGAAGAAACAATGGTGACTGCACTGCCTCTTTACCATATTTTCTCTTTCAGTGTCAACTTCCTGACGATGCTGAAAATCGGGGCCAGTAATATCCTGATCCCGAACCCTCGTGATATGAAAAGCTTTATAAAGGAGCTTAAAAAGACTGACTTCACACTTATCACAGGGGTAAATACACTCTTTAATGGTATGCTCAACTACCCTGAATTTGCCGATGTCAACTTCAGAAACCTGAAAATCAGTATCAGTGGTGGTATGGCTGTACAAAGAGCGGTTACCGAACGTTGGTTGGATGTCACAGGCTGCCCACTTACTGAAGGTTACGGACTGACGGAAGCTTCTCCTGTTGTATCTGTTAACCCGCTAGACGGAAGTGGTAAAATGGCGACAATCGGACTACCTCTTGCCAGTACAGTACTCTCTGTAAGAGATGACAACGACAACGAACTCGAGGAAGGTGCTGTTGGGGAAATCTGTGTAAAGGGACCACAAGTAATGAGCGGATACTGGAACATACCTGAAGAAACGCGTAAGACCTTTACTCCAAGTGGTTGGCTCAAAACAGGTGACATTGGTGTGATGGACAGTGACGGTTATTTCAAAATCGTAGACCGCAAGAAAGATATGATTCTGGTATCTGGCTTTAATGTATACCCTAATGAAATCGAAGATGTGATTGCTTGTCACCCAGATGTATTAGAGGTAGCAGCCATCGGTGTACCGGATGAAAGATCAACGGAAGCTGTTAAGGTGTTTATCGTCAAAAAAGATGAGCACTTGACTCCTGAATCGATTATCAGTTACTGCAAAGAAAATATGACAGGTTACAAAATACCTCGCCATATTGAATTCAGAACAGAGTTGCCAAAAACAGAAGTAGGTAAAATCCTGAGAAGAGCCTTAAAAGAAGAGGAACTGGCAAAAGCTTCATCAGTATTGAGGAGATAA
- a CDS encoding phage holin family protein, with translation MKKLIVKFLVSGIAVFTGAYMMESVGSGVTIDNYWTAIVVAVVISLINLFIKPILFILTLPITIITLGLFLIILNSFTFYLAGKLVDGFEVPGIFTAIVFSLLYSIAMTILENVLGLKEGED, from the coding sequence ATGAAGAAGCTGATTGTTAAGTTTTTAGTGTCCGGTATCGCGGTTTTTACGGGAGCCTATATGATGGAAAGTGTCGGAAGTGGTGTCACAATTGACAATTACTGGACCGCCATTGTGGTAGCAGTGGTGATTTCCTTGATCAACTTATTTATAAAACCGATTCTTTTTATCCTGACCCTGCCGATTACAATTATCACGTTGGGGCTTTTTCTGATAATCCTTAATTCATTTACTTTTTACTTGGCAGGAAAACTGGTGGATGGCTTTGAAGTGCCGGGGATTTTTACAGCAATTGTTTTCTCATTACTGTATTCAATTGCAATGACAATTCTAGAGAATGTGCTAGGACTAAAAGAAGGAGAGGATTAA
- a CDS encoding TonB-dependent receptor, whose protein sequence is MIYFKHWSRKPYALFKTLGKEIKICTLATGMLAATPLNLLAQDAQQVTTISDSTLLESALTEDGLEDQLLSEVVVNTQRVPKVYSEQGRVVTVISREELKQAPVQNLQDLLEYVSGVDVRQRGPMGIQADISIRGGSFDQALVLLNGVNINNPQTGHLNLNLPVDLESVEAVEILQGPGSRVFGPNAFSGAINIITGSKDNNNISAHVMAGEHGLHKVAASGTLKKGKIKHYLSASKQGSDGYTRNTDFNAYNAFYQGKLGTKAGDLEMQLGYGNKAFGASTFYSANFPDQFEQNKAYFGSLKFTTKGKVKFTPLIYWNRAQDRFELFRDFENAASWYSDHNYHLVDAYGTNLSAQYNSKLGTTAVGLDIRSENIRSSVLGKDMDNPQDVPGENIDYPAGYPEGKKPQFTKKDGRENISFFLEHNFDIGKLSASAGLMANWNSHLDRSEADAFDVFPGIDLSYQIVDPLRVFGSVNTSMRIPTFTDLYYLSTTDVGNENLNPEKATTYEGGIKYFDGPLSGSISAFYREGKDIIDWVKDDAAGTFNATNIPELNTFGVDVNAQFKPGRLIDNFFIQRISLSYTYLDMDINADNAISKYGLSNLKHKAVLGINHRIFKNLYADWKMHYQQRNYALYTFDETAEIQATDNPFEAYALVDLRLYYVYNQFNFYVEASNLFDEKYIDFVSVEQPGRWVRAGLKIDLDLN, encoded by the coding sequence ATGATTTACTTCAAACACTGGAGCAGAAAACCTTATGCCCTTTTCAAGACATTGGGCAAAGAGATCAAAATCTGCACATTGGCAACAGGCATGTTGGCAGCAACGCCCCTGAATCTTTTAGCACAGGATGCACAACAGGTCACAACAATTAGTGACTCTACATTATTAGAATCTGCACTGACTGAAGATGGACTGGAGGATCAACTACTCAGTGAAGTGGTAGTCAACACACAGCGAGTTCCAAAAGTATATTCCGAGCAAGGTAGAGTCGTTACCGTTATTAGCAGAGAAGAACTCAAACAAGCTCCCGTCCAAAACCTGCAAGACCTGCTGGAATATGTTTCAGGCGTAGATGTTCGCCAACGTGGACCGATGGGTATTCAAGCAGATATAAGCATTAGAGGCGGTTCATTTGACCAAGCCCTCGTCCTCCTTAATGGTGTCAATATCAACAACCCTCAGACAGGACACCTCAACCTCAATCTCCCCGTAGATCTTGAAAGTGTAGAAGCAGTCGAAATCCTGCAAGGTCCTGGCTCCCGTGTATTTGGACCGAATGCTTTCAGTGGTGCCATCAATATTATTACTGGCTCAAAAGACAACAACAATATCTCTGCCCATGTAATGGCTGGTGAACATGGGTTGCACAAAGTAGCTGCATCTGGTACGCTTAAGAAAGGAAAGATAAAACACTACCTTTCTGCTAGCAAGCAAGGAAGCGATGGCTATACCCGCAATACAGACTTTAATGCGTACAATGCGTTCTATCAGGGAAAATTAGGCACTAAAGCTGGTGACCTTGAAATGCAACTAGGTTATGGCAACAAAGCATTTGGTGCCAGCACTTTCTATTCAGCCAACTTTCCTGACCAGTTTGAGCAAAACAAAGCTTATTTCGGAAGCTTGAAATTCACAACTAAAGGAAAAGTAAAATTCACGCCATTAATCTACTGGAACAGAGCACAAGATCGCTTTGAGCTATTCCGTGATTTTGAGAATGCAGCCAGCTGGTACTCAGACCACAACTATCACCTTGTAGATGCATATGGAACTAACCTCAGTGCACAGTACAACTCAAAGCTAGGTACAACCGCTGTAGGGTTAGATATAAGGTCTGAAAATATTAGAAGTAGTGTATTAGGTAAAGACATGGATAATCCTCAGGATGTACCTGGAGAAAACATTGACTATCCGGCAGGATACCCTGAGGGCAAAAAACCTCAATTCACGAAAAAAGACGGAAGAGAAAACATCAGCTTTTTCTTGGAGCACAATTTTGATATAGGCAAACTTTCAGCTTCAGCAGGATTAATGGCTAACTGGAACTCACACTTGGACAGAAGTGAGGCAGATGCATTTGATGTATTCCCAGGCATTGACCTTTCTTATCAAATAGTAGACCCTCTGCGTGTATTCGGTTCGGTCAATACATCCATGCGTATTCCAACTTTTACGGACCTTTATTACCTATCTACTACAGATGTTGGTAATGAAAACCTGAACCCTGAAAAGGCTACCACATATGAAGGTGGTATTAAGTATTTCGATGGTCCATTAAGTGGTAGTATCTCTGCTTTTTACCGTGAAGGAAAAGACATCATTGATTGGGTAAAAGACGATGCGGCCGGTACATTTAACGCAACCAACATTCCTGAGCTAAATACTTTTGGTGTTGATGTAAATGCACAATTCAAACCAGGCAGGTTAATTGACAATTTCTTTATTCAACGCATTTCATTGAGCTATACCTACCTAGATATGGACATCAATGCGGATAATGCCATCTCCAAATACGGCTTGAGTAACCTGAAACATAAAGCAGTTTTGGGCATTAATCACCGTATATTCAAAAACTTGTATGCAGACTGGAAGATGCATTACCAACAAAGAAATTATGCACTGTACACATTTGATGAAACAGCTGAAATACAAGCAACTGACAATCCATTCGAAGCATATGCTTTGGTAGATTTACGTCTGTACTATGTCTACAATCAGTTCAATTTCTATGTTGAAGCATCCAACTTATTTGATGAAAAATACATAGATTTTGTCTCTGTAGAACAGCCTGGAAGATGGGTAAGAGCAGGGTTGAAAATTGACCTTGACTTGAACTAA
- a CDS encoding acyl-CoA reductase, with the protein MTLKERVEAFAKLGQKISNLTEDEQEMVLIRANSSNGWFDEQSVLSALKGIGVYLNQDALDTWVAAYDIPDTVTPKSVLVIMAGNIPMVGFHDALSTLISGHKLVAKISSQDTYLMPWLLETLIEIEPAFKDMITITEGRAEQIEAVIATGSDNSARYFEQYFGKYPNIIRKNRSSVAVIRGDEDKDVLAKLKDDILMYYGLGCRNISKVFIPSSFNINLLLEALEPFAIQVRMNHKYQNNYDYNKSIYLVNKVPHLDNGGIIFRESEEMVSPISVVYYEKYENGAELKQKLDEIKEKTQCVVSSDQWLAESYNFGQAQFPALHDYADGVDTLKFLIELN; encoded by the coding sequence ATGACATTAAAAGAAAGAGTAGAAGCATTTGCTAAACTCGGTCAGAAGATCAGCAACCTGACTGAGGATGAACAAGAGATGGTGTTGATTCGTGCCAATTCAAGCAATGGTTGGTTTGACGAACAAAGTGTACTTTCTGCCTTGAAAGGAATTGGTGTCTACCTAAATCAGGATGCTTTGGATACTTGGGTTGCAGCGTATGACATTCCTGACACAGTAACCCCTAAGTCTGTGCTAGTGATTATGGCTGGAAATATTCCAATGGTAGGCTTCCATGATGCTCTTTCGACCCTTATCAGTGGACATAAGCTGGTTGCCAAGATTAGTTCTCAGGACACTTACCTGATGCCTTGGTTACTGGAAACACTGATTGAAATCGAGCCTGCATTTAAGGATATGATTACCATTACTGAAGGCAGAGCAGAACAAATCGAAGCTGTCATTGCAACAGGGTCAGACAACAGTGCCCGTTACTTTGAGCAGTACTTTGGTAAATACCCTAACATCATCCGTAAAAACAGGTCTTCTGTAGCAGTGATCAGAGGTGATGAAGACAAAGACGTACTTGCAAAACTGAAGGATGATATCCTGATGTACTATGGACTTGGCTGCCGTAACATCTCAAAAGTCTTTATTCCTTCGTCTTTTAACATCAACTTATTGTTGGAGGCATTGGAGCCTTTTGCCATTCAGGTAAGAATGAACCACAAGTACCAGAATAATTATGACTACAATAAGTCTATATATCTGGTAAACAAGGTTCCTCATCTTGACAACGGTGGTATCATTTTCCGTGAAAGTGAAGAGATGGTATCCCCTATTTCTGTGGTGTACTACGAGAAATATGAAAATGGTGCTGAACTGAAACAAAAGTTGGATGAGATCAAGGAGAAGACACAATGTGTGGTTTCTTCCGACCAGTGGTTAGCAGAAAGCTATAACTTTGGTCAGGCACAGTTCCCTGCACTTCATGATTATGCAGATGGTGTGGACACGCTGAAGTTTCTTATTGAATTGAACTAA
- a CDS encoding 4Fe-4S dicluster domain-containing protein — MAIMITDECINCGACEPECPNTAIYEGGVEWTWGGGTELDKIEMEDGTVIDGNAEQEPISDEFYYIVSDKCTECIGFHEEPQCAAVCPVDCCVDDPDYRESEDELVAKKQWLHAEA, encoded by the coding sequence ATGGCGATTATGATTACTGACGAGTGCATCAACTGCGGTGCATGCGAACCAGAATGCCCTAATACAGCAATCTATGAAGGTGGCGTAGAATGGACTTGGGGCGGCGGTACTGAGCTGGATAAAATTGAAATGGAAGATGGTACGGTGATAGATGGTAACGCTGAGCAAGAACCAATCTCAGATGAATTCTATTACATCGTTTCTGATAAATGTACTGAGTGTATCGGTTTCCACGAGGAGCCTCAATGTGCGGCTGTATGTCCTGTTGACTGCTGTGTGGATGACCCTGATTACAGAGAAAGCGAAGATGAGCTAGTTGCTAAGAAGCAGTGGCTACATGCAGAAGCTTAA